A window of the Bradyrhizobium diazoefficiens genome harbors these coding sequences:
- a CDS encoding hemolysin family protein, producing MPDSEPIHDNPRNTANLPAVVTPGEVTRPTADGWLLRAIRTLFGWKAGSVRDDLQVVLDATTPGDTGFSAVERTMLRNILGLHERRIADVMVHRADIIAVKRDIPLGELMDRFESAGHSRLVVYNETLDDPVGIVHIRDLLAFMTARARVSEATKTKRKKPLPAGLDLRTVDLAMPLQDARIIRKLLYVPPSMRAIDLLAQMQATRIHLALVVDEYGGSDGLVSLEDIVEQIVGEIDDEHDSDEPPSIVRLPDNAFIADARASLDDVRTVIGEDFVTGEAGEEVETLGGYLVSFVGRLPVRGEVISGPGHYEVEVLDADPRRVKRLRISTRKERPAPRTQRESRRRETTPESGQPPAGDTPTPPPADGTGPQ from the coding sequence ATGCCGGATTCAGAGCCTATTCACGACAATCCGCGCAACACGGCCAATCTGCCGGCCGTGGTCACGCCCGGCGAGGTCACGCGCCCGACGGCGGACGGCTGGCTGCTGCGCGCCATCCGCACGCTGTTCGGCTGGAAGGCGGGATCGGTGCGCGACGATCTCCAGGTCGTGCTCGATGCGACCACGCCCGGCGATACCGGCTTCTCCGCGGTCGAGCGCACCATGCTGCGCAACATCCTCGGCCTGCACGAGCGCCGCATCGCCGACGTCATGGTGCATCGTGCCGACATCATCGCGGTGAAGCGCGACATCCCGCTCGGCGAATTGATGGACCGGTTCGAGAGCGCGGGCCATTCGCGCCTCGTGGTCTACAACGAGACGCTCGATGACCCCGTCGGCATCGTCCATATCCGCGACCTGCTCGCTTTCATGACCGCGCGGGCGCGCGTGTCGGAGGCCACCAAGACCAAGCGCAAGAAGCCGCTGCCGGCCGGGCTCGATTTGCGCACCGTCGACCTCGCGATGCCGCTGCAGGACGCGCGCATCATCCGCAAGCTGCTCTACGTGCCGCCGTCGATGCGGGCGATCGACCTGCTCGCGCAGATGCAGGCCACGCGCATTCACCTGGCGCTGGTCGTCGACGAATATGGCGGCAGCGACGGGCTGGTTTCGCTCGAGGATATCGTCGAGCAGATCGTCGGCGAGATCGACGACGAGCATGACAGCGACGAGCCGCCGTCGATCGTACGGCTGCCCGACAACGCTTTCATCGCCGATGCCCGCGCCAGCCTCGACGACGTCCGCACGGTGATCGGCGAGGACTTCGTCACCGGCGAGGCCGGCGAGGAAGTCGAGACGCTGGGCGGCTACCTCGTCAGTTTCGTCGGGCGCCTGCCGGTGCGCGGCGAGGTGATCTCGGGCCCCGGCCATTACGAGGTCGAGGTGCTCGATGCCGATCCGCGCCGCGTCAAGCGGTTGCGCATCTCGACGCGGAAGGAACGCCCGGCGCCGCGGACCCAGCGCGAAAGCCGCCGCCGCGAGACCACGCCCGAGAGCGGCCAGCCGCCGGCGGGCGACACACCGACCCCGCCGCCTGCCGACGGGACCGGCCCGCAGTGA
- the rimI gene encoding ribosomal protein S18-alanine N-acetyltransferase, with protein MMRWFSEWWRGGTAAVEPASARDAAQLAQLHGASFAHGWGEAEFETMLAERNTLVHRLRVGRKIIGFAVSRIGADEAEILSVAVDPSYRGRGLSHTLLMTHLGHLAGRSVRTIFLEVEENNLPARRLYDRGGFVVVGRRERYYKQANGEQLNALLMRRDLS; from the coding sequence ATGATGAGATGGTTTTCGGAATGGTGGCGCGGCGGCACCGCCGCCGTCGAACCGGCGTCCGCGCGCGACGCGGCGCAGCTGGCACAGCTGCACGGCGCCTCCTTCGCGCACGGCTGGGGCGAAGCCGAATTCGAGACCATGCTCGCCGAGCGCAACACGCTCGTCCATCGCTTGCGCGTGGGGCGCAAGATCATCGGCTTTGCCGTGTCGCGGATCGGCGCGGACGAAGCCGAAATCCTCTCGGTCGCGGTCGACCCGTCCTATCGTGGCCGCGGTCTCTCCCATACGCTGCTGATGACCCATCTCGGCCACCTCGCAGGGCGAAGCGTGCGCACGATATTTCTGGAGGTCGAGGAGAACAATCTGCCGGCACGGCGGCTCTACGATAGAGGCGGATTCGTGGTGGTCGGGCGCCGCGAACGATACTATAAGCAGGCCAACGGGGAACAATTGAACGCACTTCTGATGCGACGTGACTTGTCGTAA
- the miaB gene encoding tRNA (N6-isopentenyl adenosine(37)-C2)-methylthiotransferase MiaB: MKPPRKLHIKSYGCQMNVYDAQRMVDTLAPEGFVETANAEDADLVILNTCHIREKASEKVYSELGRLRVAKDDAAREGRAMQIAVAGCVAQAEGEEIVRRAPTVDVVVGPQSYHHLPELLKRAGHEGRAIETEFPAADKFGFLAQPKPDAIRARGISAFVTVQEGCDKFCTFCVVPYTRGAEVSRPVAKIIDDVKRLADNGVRELTLIGQNVNAYHGDGPDGKTWGLGQLLERLAGIPGVARLRYSTSHPRDVDDSLIAAHRDLDALMPFVHLPVQSGSDRILAAMNRKHTADDYRRVIDRFRSARQDIAFSSDFIVGFPGESEQDFLTTLALVTQIGYAAAYSFKYSARPGTPAADMQETVSPAEMDQRLERLQELIDSQQSAFNKAAIGSTVDVLFERPARKDGQIVGRTAFLQPAHVMASPDIIGQILPVKIDSLERYSFLGELAAPRIAREPALSSIATGA, encoded by the coding sequence ATGAAGCCGCCGCGCAAGCTGCACATCAAATCATATGGCTGCCAGATGAACGTCTACGATGCCCAGCGCATGGTGGACACGCTGGCTCCGGAAGGATTCGTGGAGACGGCCAACGCCGAGGACGCCGATCTCGTCATCCTCAACACCTGCCACATCCGCGAAAAGGCTTCCGAAAAGGTCTATTCCGAGCTCGGCCGCCTGCGCGTCGCCAAGGACGACGCCGCGCGCGAGGGCCGTGCCATGCAGATCGCCGTGGCGGGCTGCGTCGCGCAGGCCGAGGGCGAGGAGATCGTGCGTCGCGCCCCCACGGTCGACGTCGTGGTCGGCCCGCAGAGCTATCATCACCTGCCCGAGCTGCTGAAGCGCGCCGGCCATGAAGGCCGCGCGATCGAGACCGAGTTTCCCGCGGCCGACAAGTTCGGTTTCCTGGCCCAGCCCAAGCCCGATGCGATCCGCGCGCGCGGCATTTCCGCTTTCGTCACGGTGCAGGAAGGCTGCGACAAGTTCTGCACCTTCTGCGTCGTGCCCTATACGCGCGGCGCGGAAGTCTCGCGCCCGGTGGCGAAGATCATCGACGACGTGAAGCGCCTTGCCGACAACGGCGTGCGCGAGCTCACGCTGATCGGCCAGAACGTCAATGCCTATCACGGCGACGGGCCGGACGGAAAAACCTGGGGGCTTGGCCAATTGCTGGAGCGCCTGGCCGGGATTCCCGGCGTCGCGCGGCTGCGCTACTCGACCAGCCATCCCCGCGACGTCGATGACAGCCTGATTGCAGCCCATCGCGATCTCGATGCGCTGATGCCGTTCGTGCACCTGCCGGTGCAGTCGGGTTCGGACCGAATCCTGGCCGCCATGAACCGGAAACATACCGCCGATGATTATCGACGCGTCATCGACCGTTTCCGGTCCGCGCGCCAAGACATTGCTTTTTCATCAGATTTTATCGTCGGCTTCCCCGGGGAAAGCGAGCAAGATTTTCTCACCACACTCGCGCTTGTCACGCAAATCGGCTACGCTGCTGCGTATTCGTTCAAATACTCCGCCCGGCCGGGAACGCCGGCCGCGGACATGCAGGAGACGGTGTCCCCCGCCGAGATGGACCAGCGATTGGAGCGGCTCCAGGAACTGATCGACAGCCAGCAATCGGCCTTCAACAAGGCTGCGATTGGCTCAACGGTCGACGTGCTGTTCGAGCGTCCGGCGCGCAAGGACGGCCAGATCGTCGGCCGCACCGCCTTCCTCCAGCCTGCGCATGTGATGGCCTCGCCCGACATCATCGGACAAATCCTGCCTGTCAAAATCGACAGCCTGGAGCGCTACAGTTTCCTCGGCGAGCTCGCCGCGCCGCGAATTGCGCGCGAGCCCGCTTTATCATCCATCGCCACTGGAGCCTGA
- a CDS encoding NifU family protein yields MFIQTEATPNPATLKFIPGRVVTDGSPMEFSSRESAVRSPLAEKLFEVPGVTGVFYGSDFITVTKANGEWQQLKPAILGAIMEHYMSGAPLLADGAAQADVDLDDEDEFFDESDAETVDMIKDLIETRVRPAVANDGGDITFRGFKDGIVYLNMKGACSGCPSSTATLQHGIQNLLKHFVPDVVEVRPM; encoded by the coding sequence ATGTTCATTCAAACCGAAGCCACCCCCAATCCGGCCACGCTGAAATTCATTCCCGGCCGCGTCGTCACCGACGGCAGCCCGATGGAATTTTCGAGCCGCGAATCCGCTGTGCGCTCGCCGCTCGCGGAAAAGCTGTTCGAGGTGCCCGGCGTCACCGGCGTGTTCTATGGATCGGATTTCATCACCGTCACCAAGGCGAACGGTGAATGGCAGCAGCTCAAGCCCGCGATCCTCGGCGCCATCATGGAGCACTACATGTCCGGCGCGCCGCTGCTCGCCGACGGCGCGGCGCAAGCCGATGTCGATCTCGACGATGAGGACGAGTTCTTCGACGAGTCCGATGCCGAGACGGTCGACATGATCAAGGATCTGATCGAGACCCGCGTGCGGCCGGCGGTCGCCAATGACGGCGGCGACATCACCTTCCGCGGCTTCAAGGACGGTATCGTCTATCTCAACATGAAGGGCGCCTGCTCCGGCTGCCCGTCATCGACCGCCACGCTCCAGCACGGCATCCAGAATCTGCTGAAGCACTTTGTGCCTGACGTCGTCGAAGTCCGGCCGATGTAG
- a CDS encoding HAD family hydrolase — protein sequence MPIDLIIFDCDGVLVDSEVISCRAHADVLTRHGYPITSEQVSERFLGRSTKQANFEIETELGRKLPEAYHGDLQDELFRAFEADLEAIRGIHDVLDVVTQCVCVASSGSHPRMRVSLGRTGLYERLAPNIFSSSQVTNGKPAPDLFLFAAKQMGVPPERCVVIEDSLAGIAGARAARMKVFGFYGGSHCGAGHAETLRQAGADLTFPDMHQLPELVRRVAAEAVTG from the coding sequence GTGCCCATCGATCTCATCATCTTCGATTGCGACGGCGTGCTCGTGGACAGCGAGGTGATCTCCTGTCGCGCGCATGCGGATGTGCTGACCCGGCACGGCTATCCGATCACATCAGAGCAGGTGTCAGAGCGCTTCCTTGGCCGCTCGACGAAACAGGCCAATTTCGAGATCGAAACCGAGCTCGGCCGCAAGCTGCCCGAGGCCTATCACGGCGATCTGCAGGACGAGCTGTTTCGCGCATTCGAAGCCGACCTCGAAGCGATCCGCGGCATCCACGACGTGCTCGACGTCGTGACGCAGTGTGTCTGCGTTGCCTCGAGCGGTTCGCATCCGCGCATGCGGGTGAGTCTCGGACGCACGGGGCTCTATGAACGCCTCGCGCCGAACATCTTCTCGTCCTCGCAGGTGACAAACGGCAAGCCGGCACCGGACCTGTTCCTGTTTGCGGCGAAGCAAATGGGCGTCCCGCCCGAGCGCTGTGTCGTGATCGAGGACAGTCTTGCCGGCATCGCCGGCGCGCGGGCGGCCCGGATGAAAGTGTTCGGCTTTTACGGTGGCAGCCATTGCGGGGCTGGCCATGCCGAAACCCTGCGCCAGGCCGGCGCCGACCTGACCTTCCCGGACATGCATCAATTGCCTGAGCTGGTCCGGCGGGTGGCGGCGGAAGCCGTGACGGGCTGA
- a CDS encoding Fur family transcriptional regulator, with protein MTGLKPSSASKASGIEARCAATGMRMTEQRRVIARVLAEAVDHPDVEELYRRCVAVDDKISISTVYRTVKLFEDAGIIERHDFREGRARYETMRDSHHDHLINLRDGKVIEFTSEEIEKLQAEIARKLGYKLVDHRLELYCVPLDDDKPTS; from the coding sequence ATGACTGGACTTAAACCTTCTTCCGCATCCAAGGCGTCCGGCATCGAGGCGCGCTGTGCCGCCACCGGCATGCGCATGACCGAGCAGCGCCGCGTCATCGCCCGCGTGCTTGCGGAAGCGGTCGATCACCCCGACGTCGAGGAATTGTACCGGCGCTGTGTCGCGGTCGACGACAAGATCTCGATCTCGACCGTCTATCGCACCGTCAAACTGTTCGAGGATGCCGGCATCATCGAGCGTCATGATTTCCGCGAGGGCCGCGCGCGCTACGAGACGATGCGCGACAGCCATCACGATCACCTCATCAATCTGCGCGACGGCAAGGTGATCGAGTTCACCTCCGAAGAGATCGAAAAACTCCAGGCCGAGATCGCCCGCAAGCTCGGCTACAAGCTGGTCGATCACCGGCTCGAGCTCTATTGCGTCCCGCTCGACGACGACAAGCCAACGTCTTGA
- a CDS encoding PhoH family protein — MQVPPETQVVIDFDDNRAASALVGPYGQNLAQIERRLGVVVDSKGNHITIGGTRDGCDAARRVLETLYAHAVKGQDVDQGEVEGAIRAVIAQGSLFEFDAKSAKSAFDSINLRKRPVRARTAAQDSYIRALKRHELVFGIGPAGTGKTWLAVAHAAQLFERKEVDKIILSRPAVEAGERLGFLPGDLREKVDPYLRPIYDALYDLMDARIVERALQTGEIEIAPLAFMRGRTLTNAAIILDEAQNTTSMQMKMFLTRLGENSRMIVTGDPSQIDLPNGQTSGLAEATKLLSGVEGIAQVHFKAEDVIRHELVARIVAAYEGSPQRPPAGNKS; from the coding sequence ATGCAAGTTCCGCCCGAGACCCAGGTCGTCATCGACTTCGACGACAACCGCGCCGCATCGGCGCTGGTCGGCCCCTATGGCCAGAACCTGGCGCAGATCGAGCGGCGGCTCGGCGTCGTGGTGGACTCCAAGGGCAACCACATCACCATCGGCGGCACCCGCGACGGCTGCGATGCGGCGCGCCGTGTGCTGGAGACGCTCTACGCCCACGCCGTGAAGGGGCAGGATGTCGACCAGGGCGAGGTCGAGGGCGCGATCCGCGCGGTGATCGCGCAAGGGTCCCTGTTCGAGTTCGACGCCAAATCGGCGAAGTCGGCCTTCGACAGCATCAATCTGCGCAAGCGCCCGGTGCGCGCGCGCACGGCCGCGCAGGACTCTTATATTCGCGCGCTGAAGCGCCATGAGCTCGTGTTCGGCATCGGCCCGGCCGGCACCGGCAAGACCTGGCTCGCGGTCGCGCATGCTGCACAATTGTTCGAGCGCAAGGAGGTCGACAAGATCATCCTGTCACGTCCGGCAGTCGAAGCCGGCGAGCGGCTCGGCTTCCTGCCCGGCGATCTCCGCGAGAAGGTCGATCCTTATCTGCGCCCGATCTACGACGCGCTCTACGATCTGATGGACGCACGCATCGTCGAACGCGCGCTGCAGACCGGCGAGATCGAGATCGCGCCGCTCGCCTTCATGCGCGGCCGCACGCTGACCAACGCCGCGATCATCCTCGACGAGGCCCAGAACACGACATCGATGCAGATGAAGATGTTTCTGACCCGTCTCGGCGAGAACAGCCGCATGATCGTGACCGGCGATCCCTCGCAGATCGATTTGCCGAACGGCCAGACCTCGGGGCTCGCGGAAGCGACGAAATTGCTGAGCGGCGTCGAAGGCATTGCGCAAGTTCATTTCAAAGCCGAGGACGTGATCCGCCACGAGCTCGTGGCAAGAATCGTCGCCGCCTATGAAGGGTCGCCGCAGCGGCCGCCCGCCGGCAACAAATCCTGA
- the ybeY gene encoding rRNA maturation RNase YbeY, producing the protein MSHPNLPMTEVLVVADCWQSEPDAETVIQRAVAAAAESVDEDVADAEVAVMLTDDAGIRTLNSSWRGMDKPTNVLSFPALQPEGEWKPGDAPRMLGDIAIAYETMRREADEEHKPFDHHLSHLAVHGFLHLIGYDHENDDDAEEMEALETEILAHLGIPDPYADRAGTH; encoded by the coding sequence ATGTCACATCCCAACCTTCCCATGACCGAGGTCCTCGTCGTCGCCGATTGCTGGCAAAGCGAGCCTGACGCCGAAACCGTGATCCAGCGCGCCGTCGCCGCCGCCGCCGAATCTGTCGACGAGGACGTCGCGGACGCAGAAGTGGCCGTGATGCTGACCGATGATGCCGGCATCCGCACGCTCAACAGCAGCTGGCGCGGCATGGACAAGCCGACCAATGTGCTGTCTTTTCCCGCGCTCCAGCCGGAGGGCGAATGGAAGCCGGGCGATGCGCCGCGCATGCTCGGCGACATCGCGATCGCCTACGAGACCATGCGGCGCGAGGCGGACGAGGAACACAAGCCGTTCGATCATCATTTGAGTCATCTCGCCGTGCATGGTTTCCTGCATTTGATCGGCTACGATCACGAGAACGACGACGACGCGGAAGAGATGGAAGCGCTCGAAACCGAGATCCTGGCTCACCTCGGCATCCCCGATCCCTATGCAGACCGCGCGGGGACGCACTGA
- the lnt gene encoding apolipoprotein N-acyltransferase — protein sequence MSAFQRLRQIALAIILTWGWKRALLATACGALSVLALAPFNAWPVLFITFPVMVWLIDGAGAGRYGGVPAAALTGYWFGLGYFVPGLYWIGYAFFVDADVFAWLTPFAVLGLPAYLSIFTAIGFALARLLWTKDATRILALAASLTVSEWLRGHVLTGFPWNAFGYGLSEPLALAQTASLIGQWGMTFLTVAIFAAPAVLIDRTRDRSLAWRVPAGAVALLVVMGIFGAIRMALHPTTMVAGAKLRLMQPNLQQDQKFNYSAKAEVMKKYLALSDRASGPQSTGVSAATILIWPESAFPFFLTREADAMAQIAELLPKGTVLITGSVRAPDLPPGKPITRAYNSIYVIDHDGSVLAVYDKLHLVPFGEFLPYQNLMEKLGFEQLTRIRGGFIPGTVRRVLPIPGAPPALPLICYEAIFPGEVGTRDERPGWMVNLTNDGWFGISTGPYQHLEQARMRAIELGLPLVRSANTGISAVIDPVGRTVASLGLGIEGILDAGLPTAIPPTIYARVGDIPAAMLVALAVILAVRRRVAKRHP from the coding sequence GTGAGCGCATTCCAGCGACTTCGGCAAATTGCGCTTGCCATCATCCTGACCTGGGGATGGAAGCGCGCGCTGCTTGCGACGGCGTGCGGTGCGCTGTCGGTGCTGGCGCTGGCCCCGTTCAATGCCTGGCCGGTGCTGTTTATCACCTTCCCCGTGATGGTCTGGCTGATCGATGGCGCCGGCGCCGGACGATATGGCGGCGTCCCCGCCGCGGCGCTGACCGGCTACTGGTTCGGGCTCGGCTATTTCGTCCCCGGCCTCTACTGGATCGGCTACGCCTTTTTTGTCGACGCGGATGTGTTTGCCTGGCTGACGCCGTTCGCGGTGTTGGGCCTGCCGGCCTATCTCTCCATTTTCACCGCGATCGGCTTCGCGCTGGCCCGCCTGCTCTGGACCAAGGATGCCACCCGCATTCTCGCGCTCGCCGCGAGCCTCACGGTCAGCGAGTGGTTGCGCGGGCACGTGCTGACCGGCTTTCCCTGGAACGCGTTCGGTTATGGGCTGTCGGAGCCGCTCGCACTGGCGCAGACGGCCTCGCTGATTGGCCAGTGGGGCATGACGTTCCTCACGGTTGCGATCTTCGCGGCACCTGCGGTGCTGATCGACCGCACGCGCGACCGCAGCCTCGCATGGCGCGTGCCGGCCGGGGCCGTTGCGCTGCTGGTCGTGATGGGCATCTTCGGCGCCATCCGCATGGCGCTGCATCCGACCACAATGGTTGCGGGTGCCAAGCTGCGCCTGATGCAGCCGAACCTCCAGCAGGACCAAAAATTCAACTACTCCGCCAAGGCGGAGGTGATGAAGAAATATCTCGCGCTGTCGGATCGCGCCTCTGGACCGCAATCGACCGGCGTGAGCGCCGCCACGATCTTGATCTGGCCGGAATCCGCCTTTCCGTTCTTCCTGACCCGCGAAGCCGACGCGATGGCGCAAATCGCCGAACTGCTGCCCAAGGGCACGGTGCTGATCACCGGATCGGTCCGCGCCCCCGATCTGCCGCCGGGCAAGCCGATCACGCGGGCCTACAATTCGATCTACGTGATCGATCACGATGGCAGCGTGCTCGCGGTCTACGACAAGCTGCACCTCGTTCCGTTCGGCGAATTTCTTCCCTACCAGAATTTGATGGAGAAGCTCGGCTTCGAACAACTGACGCGGATACGCGGCGGCTTCATTCCCGGCACGGTGCGCCGTGTGCTGCCGATACCGGGGGCGCCGCCCGCGCTGCCGTTGATCTGCTACGAGGCGATCTTCCCCGGCGAGGTCGGGACGCGCGACGAGCGCCCGGGCTGGATGGTGAACCTCACCAATGACGGCTGGTTCGGCATCTCGACCGGACCTTACCAGCATCTGGAGCAGGCGCGGATGCGCGCCATCGAGCTCGGACTGCCGCTGGTCCGCTCCGCGAACACCGGCATCTCGGCGGTGATCGATCCGGTGGGACGCACAGTGGCCAGCCTCGGTCTCGGAATCGAAGGCATTTTGGACGCAGGTCTGCCCACCGCAATCCCGCCCACCATCTATGCGAGAGTCGGAGACATCCCCGCAGCCATGCTCGTCGCGCTGGCTGTGATTTTGGCGGTGCGACGACGTGTTGCCAAACGGCACCCCTGA
- a CDS encoding universal stress protein translates to MTSKRLCFEPGHKPKCLVIVDDTAEWDRAVYYASRWAIRAGGGVVMLRIIEIEDQNQQWLGVADIMRAEAHEAAEAALDRAAGRANGIAAITPERLIREGAAMEQLLAVIDEDPDIAMLVLAANPGAEGPGPWVALLSHALGTFPVPVTVISGALSDGSVDSLS, encoded by the coding sequence ATGACCAGCAAGCGACTTTGCTTCGAGCCGGGTCACAAGCCCAAATGTCTCGTCATCGTTGACGATACCGCCGAATGGGATCGCGCGGTCTATTACGCCAGCCGCTGGGCGATCCGCGCGGGCGGCGGCGTGGTGATGCTGCGCATCATCGAGATCGAGGACCAGAACCAGCAATGGCTCGGTGTCGCCGACATCATGCGGGCCGAGGCGCATGAAGCGGCGGAAGCCGCGCTCGACCGCGCCGCGGGCCGCGCCAACGGCATTGCCGCGATCACGCCGGAACGGCTCATCCGCGAGGGCGCCGCGATGGAACAGCTGCTCGCGGTGATCGACGAGGACCCCGACATCGCCATGCTCGTGCTCGCCGCCAACCCGGGCGCGGAAGGGCCAGGGCCATGGGTGGCACTGCTCTCGCATGCGCTCGGCACGTTCCCGGTGCCGGTGACCGTCATTTCAGGTGCGCTGAGCGACGGAAGCGTGGATTCGCTGTCGTAG
- the tsaB gene encoding tRNA (adenosine(37)-N6)-threonylcarbamoyltransferase complex dimerization subunit type 1 TsaB yields MLILAIDTALEACAAAVLDTDVGELLAQEQRLMKRGHAEALMPMIARVMQSADLAFTALDRIAVTVGPGSFTGLRVGISAARGLALAAKRPAVGLTTLSAYAAAIVGQSGPAPVISAIDARHDHVYFQIVAGDGSLLVRPAVAPIDEAIAASQFGAPHLVGNAAKILAERWPKDAPQPVSVDAQPAPDISWVAWLGAAANPDTNPARPLYLKAPDAKPAAQPLLAAQAATS; encoded by the coding sequence ATGCTGATCCTTGCCATCGACACCGCGCTGGAGGCGTGCGCGGCCGCCGTTCTCGACACCGACGTCGGTGAGCTTCTCGCGCAGGAGCAACGGCTCATGAAGCGCGGCCATGCCGAGGCGCTGATGCCGATGATCGCGCGCGTGATGCAGTCGGCGGATCTCGCGTTCACGGCGCTCGACCGCATCGCCGTCACGGTCGGCCCCGGCAGCTTCACCGGCTTGCGCGTCGGCATTTCGGCGGCCCGTGGTCTTGCGCTCGCGGCCAAGCGGCCGGCCGTCGGACTGACGACCTTGTCGGCCTATGCGGCCGCTATCGTCGGCCAGAGCGGACCGGCGCCGGTGATTTCGGCGATCGATGCGCGGCACGACCACGTCTATTTCCAGATCGTCGCCGGTGACGGCAGTTTGCTGGTGCGGCCGGCCGTCGCTCCCATCGACGAGGCGATCGCGGCCTCGCAATTCGGCGCGCCGCATCTGGTCGGCAATGCCGCGAAGATTCTCGCCGAGCGCTGGCCGAAGGATGCGCCGCAACCTGTTTCGGTCGACGCGCAGCCCGCGCCTGATATCAGCTGGGTCGCCTGGCTCGGCGCCGCGGCCAATCCCGACACCAATCCGGCGCGGCCGTTATACCTGAAGGCGCCCGATGCAAAGCCGGCGGCCCAGCCGCTGCTCGCAGCTCAAGCCGCAACGTCATGA
- a CDS encoding helix-turn-helix domain-containing protein: MSKAPNPVDKYVGSRVRMRRIMLGMSQEKLGEALGLTFQQIQKYEKGTNRVGASRIQQIAEILQVPVSFLFEGGPSGVAGPDGFAEGASPSYVSDFLATSEGLALTKAFTRITDSKLRRSIVDLVEQIAAREGPDKR, translated from the coding sequence ATGTCGAAAGCGCCCAACCCTGTTGACAAATATGTCGGCAGTCGCGTGCGCATGCGCCGCATCATGTTGGGCATGAGTCAGGAAAAGCTCGGTGAAGCTTTAGGCCTGACTTTCCAGCAGATTCAGAAGTACGAGAAGGGCACGAACCGCGTCGGCGCAAGCCGAATCCAGCAGATTGCGGAGATTCTGCAGGTGCCGGTGTCGTTCCTGTTCGAGGGCGGACCGAGTGGTGTGGCCGGCCCCGACGGCTTCGCGGAAGGCGCATCTCCCTCTTATGTCTCCGACTTCCTGGCGACATCGGAAGGGCTGGCGCTGACCAAGGCGTTCACCCGAATCACCGATTCGAAGCTGCGCCGTTCAATCGTCGATCTCGTCGAGCAGATCGCCGCCCGCGAAGGCCCGGACAAGCGCTGA